From one Amycolatopsis sp. FDAARGOS 1241 genomic stretch:
- a CDS encoding penicillin-binding protein 2: MNTPLRKVGMAMLVMIVLLLANDTYIQVVKADDYRTDPRNQRVLYDEYSRQRGQIVAPDGTVLAGVKPSSDKFKFTRTYTDGPMYAPVTGFYSINYGAGGLERAEDDVLNGSDPRLFVRRLSDMITGRDPRGGNVKLTIDPKVQKAAYDLMTQHGYTGAVVAMEPKTGRILAMVSTPSYDPNTLATHGKDQNTAWTNYSKDPKNPMLNRAISETYPPGSTFKIVTGSTALQAGIGPDTVVSTAPNVKLPGTNTTLENYAGETCPGNTFKDALAHSCNVPFATFAGQLGADKIKETAANFGIGQSDLTVPMKVAPSTVGALDSQAALYQSGIGQRDVRLTPLQDCLLAATVANGGMAMKPQLVQSILAPDLSTIEDVDPEQVTGTPALSPENDQIMTDMMIASESFTAGKGKNPALKIASKTGTAEHGTDSKNTPPHAWYTAFAPSDNPQIAVSVIVENGGNRGLAATGGSVAAEIGRAAIAAHLGGG, from the coding sequence GTGAACACCCCGCTGCGCAAGGTCGGCATGGCGATGCTCGTGATGATCGTCCTGCTGCTGGCCAACGACACCTACATCCAGGTGGTCAAGGCCGACGACTACCGCACCGACCCCCGCAACCAGCGGGTGCTCTACGACGAGTACTCGCGCCAGCGCGGCCAGATCGTGGCGCCGGACGGCACGGTGCTCGCCGGGGTCAAGCCCTCGAGCGACAAGTTCAAGTTCACCCGCACCTACACCGACGGCCCGATGTACGCGCCGGTCACCGGCTTCTACTCGATCAACTACGGCGCGGGCGGGCTGGAGCGCGCCGAGGACGACGTGCTCAACGGCTCCGACCCGCGGCTGTTCGTGCGCCGCCTGTCGGACATGATCACCGGCCGCGATCCACGTGGCGGCAATGTGAAGCTCACGATCGACCCGAAGGTGCAGAAGGCCGCTTACGACCTGATGACCCAGCACGGCTACACCGGCGCAGTGGTGGCGATGGAGCCGAAGACGGGCCGCATCCTCGCGATGGTGTCCACGCCGTCGTACGACCCGAACACGCTGGCCACGCACGGCAAGGACCAGAACACCGCCTGGACGAACTACTCCAAGGACCCGAAGAACCCGATGCTGAACCGGGCGATCTCGGAGACCTACCCGCCCGGGTCGACGTTCAAGATCGTCACCGGGTCCACCGCGCTGCAGGCCGGCATCGGACCCGACACGGTCGTGAGCACCGCGCCGAACGTGAAGCTGCCGGGCACCAACACCACGCTCGAGAACTACGCCGGCGAGACCTGCCCCGGCAACACCTTCAAGGACGCGCTGGCCCACTCGTGCAACGTGCCGTTCGCGACGTTCGCCGGGCAGCTCGGGGCCGACAAGATCAAGGAAACGGCCGCGAACTTCGGCATCGGCCAGAGCGACCTCACCGTGCCGATGAAGGTGGCGCCCTCCACGGTCGGCGCGCTCGACTCGCAGGCCGCGCTCTACCAGAGCGGCATCGGCCAGCGCGACGTGCGGCTCACGCCGCTGCAGGACTGCCTGCTCGCCGCAACCGTCGCCAACGGCGGCATGGCGATGAAACCGCAGCTCGTGCAGTCGATCCTGGCGCCGGACCTCTCGACGATCGAGGACGTCGACCCGGAGCAGGTCACCGGCACGCCGGCGCTCTCGCCCGAGAACGACCAGATCATGACCGACATGATGATCGCGTCGGAGAGCTTCACGGCGGGCAAGGGCAAGAACCCCGCGCTCAAGATCGCGTCGAAGACCGGGACCGCCGAGCACGGCACCGACTCGAAGAACACCCCGCCGCACGCGTGGTACACCGCGTTCGCGCCGTCGGACAACCCGCAGATCGCGGTGTCCGTGATCGTCGAGAACGGCGGCAACCGCGGCCTCGCCGCGACCGGTGGCTCCGTCGCCGCGGAGATCGGCCGCGCCGCCATCGCCGCGCACCTCGGGGGTGGATAG
- a CDS encoding serine/threonine-protein kinase, with product MLSSGQLLAERYKLTNRIAVGGMGEVWQASDTRLDRVVAVKVLKAELSGDAEFLHRFRTEARMTASLNHAGIAAVHDYGETFAGAEGGSEEDALPIAYLVMEFVEGDPLAGILAKHGRLSPDYTLDILEQAGNALQAAHEQGLVHRDVKPGNILVTPAGQVKITDFGVAKAAHAAPVTRSGMVMGTAHYIAPEQALGHDAEPASDVYSLAVCGYECLAGHRPFLSENSVSVAMMHIRDLPPPLPPDVPPGARAVIEATLVKDPRQRYASGGEFAGAVAAVRAGRPLPTPLGLVNAAYAAGQVAPSPPPGMPQAGSPHVPIGPGSNPAFPPLTPGAVHPPASRRRSQWGWWVLLAVIVVAVIVVAAFVIARAVGSGNGQVPRSVDTGRPGPVEPTGRPTGPTAGGPDGPATSEKQGLQGIMTTPWTEWNGTQR from the coding sequence ATGCTGTCCTCGGGTCAGCTGCTGGCCGAGCGCTACAAGCTGACGAACCGGATCGCCGTCGGCGGGATGGGCGAGGTCTGGCAGGCCAGTGACACCCGGCTCGACCGGGTCGTCGCGGTGAAGGTGCTGAAGGCCGAACTCTCCGGCGACGCGGAGTTCCTCCACCGGTTCCGCACCGAGGCGCGGATGACGGCGTCGCTCAACCACGCCGGGATCGCGGCCGTTCACGACTACGGCGAGACGTTCGCCGGCGCCGAGGGCGGCAGCGAAGAAGACGCGCTGCCCATCGCGTACCTGGTGATGGAGTTCGTGGAGGGCGACCCGCTCGCGGGCATCCTCGCCAAGCACGGGCGCCTGTCGCCGGACTACACGCTCGACATCCTCGAGCAGGCCGGCAACGCGCTGCAGGCCGCGCACGAGCAGGGTCTGGTGCACCGCGACGTCAAGCCCGGCAACATCCTCGTCACCCCGGCCGGGCAGGTGAAGATCACCGATTTCGGCGTGGCCAAGGCCGCCCACGCGGCACCGGTCACGCGTTCGGGCATGGTCATGGGCACGGCCCACTACATCGCGCCCGAGCAAGCACTGGGTCACGACGCCGAGCCGGCCAGCGACGTGTACTCGCTGGCCGTGTGCGGTTACGAATGCCTCGCCGGCCACCGCCCGTTCCTGTCGGAGAACTCGGTGAGCGTCGCCATGATGCACATCCGCGACCTCCCGCCGCCGCTGCCTCCGGACGTGCCGCCGGGTGCGCGCGCGGTGATCGAGGCGACCCTGGTCAAGGACCCACGGCAGCGCTACGCGAGCGGCGGCGAGTTCGCGGGGGCCGTCGCCGCCGTCCGCGCCGGCCGCCCCCTGCCGACACCGCTCGGCCTGGTCAACGCCGCCTACGCGGCCGGCCAGGTCGCGCCGTCGCCACCCCCCGGGATGCCGCAGGCCGGCAGCCCCCACGTGCCCATCGGTCCTGGTTCGAACCCCGCCTTCCCGCCGCTGACGCCGGGCGCAGTGCACCCGCCCGCGTCGCGGCGGAGGAGTCAGTGGGGCTGGTGGGTGCTGCTCGCGGTGATCGTGGTCGCGGTCATCGTCGTGGCGGCGTTCGTCATCGCCAGAGCGGTGGGGTCCGGCAACGGACAGGTGCCGAGAAGCGTGGACACAGGCAGACCGGGTCCGGTCGAGCCGACCGGCCGGCCCACGGGACCGACCGCAGGCGGACCCGACGGGCCGGCAACGAGCGAGAAGCAGGGCCTGCAAGGCATCATGACCACACCTTGGACGGAATGGAACGGCACACAGAGATGA
- the pknB gene encoding Stk1 family PASTA domain-containing Ser/Thr kinase has product MSTPRLLSNRYELGETLGYGGMSEVHHGHDVRLGREVAIKVLRADLARDPQFQERFRREAQNAAALNHPAIVAVYDTGEANTEFGNLPYIVMEYVEGRTLRDIVKTEGPMSQKRAMEVMADVCAALDFSHRHGIVHRDVKPANVMITKNGAVKVMDFGIARAMHDGQSAMTQTAAVIGTAQYLSPEQARGESVDARSDVYAAGCVLYELITGEPPFTGDSPVAVAYQHVREDPNPPSSVNPAVTPELDAVVLKALAKGPANRYQSAAEMRSDLVRTLSGQRPSAPMVMSEDERTQVMNADRRQPQRYEEYADEPDEDPRAKRRRRLILALVAALLVAGVILLIMWLNGAFRAGQKTAAVPNVVNHPVITAKSELQAAGFSSFAPNSNVVCGIADPSKNPGGQQCTEDQIDKVIAINPNAGANVSTDTQIQLTVGVKPNTVPVPDLTGKTPDQASQILQQANLRLGNTNSQPADKQEDVGKILSQDPTPNSSATEGTSVNITVGGDLALKQVPDTTGQNFDDAKKTLTGLGFQVKRSNVASQQPKDQVVNQQPNGGQVAPGSTITLQVSNGPQDITMPDLTGQTEDQATQTLQSKGWSGNITVKSQKFGAGQPGTVVRTDPAAGETLSPTDPVTLTILEDNSGGGSSTTPIIPPPGGGSNSPPGFSGLPPARQ; this is encoded by the coding sequence ATGAGCACACCCAGACTGCTCTCCAATCGGTACGAGCTGGGCGAAACGCTCGGCTACGGAGGTATGTCCGAGGTCCATCACGGGCACGACGTGCGTCTGGGCCGGGAAGTGGCGATCAAGGTCCTGCGCGCAGACCTGGCCCGCGACCCCCAGTTCCAGGAACGCTTCCGTCGTGAGGCGCAGAACGCGGCCGCGCTGAACCACCCGGCGATCGTCGCGGTCTACGACACCGGTGAGGCCAACACCGAATTCGGCAACCTGCCCTACATCGTCATGGAGTACGTCGAGGGCCGGACGCTGCGGGACATCGTGAAGACCGAGGGCCCGATGTCGCAGAAGCGGGCCATGGAAGTCATGGCCGACGTCTGCGCCGCGCTGGACTTCTCGCACCGCCACGGCATCGTGCACCGCGACGTGAAGCCCGCGAACGTGATGATCACGAAGAACGGCGCCGTCAAGGTCATGGACTTCGGCATCGCCCGCGCGATGCACGACGGCCAGTCGGCGATGACGCAGACGGCCGCCGTCATCGGCACCGCCCAGTACCTCTCCCCGGAGCAGGCGCGCGGCGAGTCGGTCGACGCGCGTTCTGATGTCTACGCCGCCGGTTGCGTGCTGTACGAGCTCATCACCGGGGAACCGCCGTTCACGGGCGACTCGCCGGTGGCGGTGGCGTACCAGCACGTGCGGGAGGACCCGAACCCGCCGTCGTCGGTCAACCCGGCGGTGACGCCGGAGCTCGACGCCGTGGTGCTCAAGGCTTTGGCGAAGGGTCCGGCCAACCGCTACCAGTCGGCCGCCGAAATGCGGTCCGACCTCGTGCGCACGCTCTCGGGGCAGCGCCCGTCCGCTCCGATGGTCATGTCGGAGGACGAGCGCACCCAGGTCATGAACGCCGACCGCCGGCAGCCGCAGCGCTACGAGGAGTACGCCGACGAGCCGGACGAGGACCCGCGCGCCAAGCGCCGGCGCCGCCTGATCCTGGCGCTCGTCGCCGCGCTGCTCGTCGCCGGCGTGATCCTGCTGATCATGTGGCTCAACGGCGCGTTCCGCGCAGGCCAGAAGACGGCGGCGGTCCCGAACGTGGTGAACCACCCGGTGATCACCGCGAAGTCGGAGCTGCAGGCGGCGGGCTTCTCGTCGTTCGCACCGAACTCCAACGTCGTGTGCGGCATCGCGGATCCCAGCAAGAACCCCGGTGGTCAGCAGTGCACCGAGGACCAGATCGACAAGGTCATCGCGATCAACCCGAACGCCGGCGCGAACGTCTCGACCGACACGCAGATCCAGCTGACCGTGGGCGTCAAGCCCAACACGGTCCCGGTGCCCGACCTGACCGGCAAGACCCCGGACCAAGCCAGCCAGATCCTGCAGCAGGCCAATCTGAGGCTGGGCAACACCAATTCCCAGCCGGCGGACAAGCAGGAAGACGTCGGCAAGATCCTCTCGCAGGACCCGACGCCGAACTCCTCGGCCACCGAGGGCACCTCCGTGAACATCACCGTCGGTGGTGATCTGGCGCTGAAGCAGGTGCCCGACACCACGGGGCAGAACTTCGACGATGCGAAGAAGACGCTGACGGGCCTCGGCTTCCAGGTCAAGCGCAGCAATGTCGCCTCACAGCAGCCGAAGGATCAGGTCGTCAACCAGCAACCGAACGGCGGGCAAGTCGCCCCGGGTTCGACGATCACGCTGCAGGTCTCGAACGGCCCGCAGGACATCACGATGCCGGACCTCACCGGGCAAACCGAAGACCAGGCCACCCAGACGCTGCAGAGCAAGGGCTGGTCGGGGAACATCACCGTCAAGTCCCAGAAATTCGGCGCCGGTCAGCCGGGCACCGTCGTCCGCACCGACCCGGCCGCCGGCGAGACGCTCTCGCCGACTGATCCGGTCACGCTGACGATCCTCGAGGACAACAGCGGCGGTGGTTCGTCGACCACACCGATCATCCCGCCGCCTGGTGGGGGCAGCAACAGCCCGCCGGGCTTCAGCGGCCTCCCACCCGCGAGGCAGTGA
- a CDS encoding ABC transporter ATP-binding protein, producing MTPPIRLEGVGKRYGGGELVLDGVDLTVPAGRVLGILGANGSGKSTLLRIMAGVSRASFGTVLGTPPIGYLPDRFPGGQRLSARAYLQHLARIRGGVDLSAIDPLLERLALVGGPDAQLRTLSKGNAQKVGLAQAVLPRPDLLILDEPWSGLDAGTHAVLGELVAETRARGASVVFTDHRPAVVREHADAVHRIEGGRLTAVVAPAGTPAETEPATRIVLAGSGADWAGQPGVRRAVADGSHVVLTVDATSADAVLLRALSGGWSVREVAPCSP from the coding sequence GTGACCCCGCCGATCCGGCTCGAGGGGGTCGGTAAGCGGTACGGCGGCGGCGAGCTCGTGCTCGACGGCGTCGACCTGACCGTGCCCGCCGGGCGCGTGCTCGGGATCCTCGGCGCGAACGGCTCGGGGAAGTCCACGCTGCTGCGGATCATGGCGGGTGTTTCGCGCGCGAGCTTCGGCACCGTCCTTGGGACGCCGCCGATCGGCTACCTGCCCGACCGGTTTCCCGGCGGCCAGCGGCTGAGCGCGCGGGCGTACCTGCAGCACCTGGCGCGCATCCGCGGCGGAGTCGACTTGTCGGCCATCGATCCGCTGCTGGAGCGGCTCGCGCTCGTCGGCGGGCCCGACGCGCAACTGCGCACGCTGTCCAAGGGCAACGCGCAGAAGGTCGGCCTCGCCCAGGCCGTGCTACCGCGGCCCGACCTGCTGATCCTCGATGAACCGTGGTCGGGCCTCGACGCCGGCACCCACGCGGTGCTCGGCGAACTGGTGGCCGAGACCCGGGCGCGCGGCGCGAGCGTGGTGTTCACCGATCACCGGCCCGCGGTCGTGCGCGAGCACGCCGACGCCGTCCACCGCATCGAAGGCGGCCGGCTCACAGCCGTCGTCGCCCCGGCCGGGACTCCCGCCGAAACCGAGCCGGCCACGCGCATCGTGCTCGCCGGTTCGGGCGCCGACTGGGCAGGTCAACCCGGGGTCCGCCGCGCGGTCGCCGACGGCTCGCACGTGGTGCTCACCGTCGACGCGACGAGCGCCGACGCGGTGCTGCTGCGGGCGCTTTCCGGCGGTTGGTCCGTGCGGGAGGTGGCGCCGTGCTCGCCGTGA
- a CDS encoding aminodeoxychorismate/anthranilate synthase component II, whose protein sequence is MRVLVVDNYDSFVYNLVQYLAQLGADCTVWRNDVVDLDRVPEFDAVLVSPGPGTPERAGQSIEVIAKCAETRTPMLGVCLGHQALGVHFGATVDRAPELLHGKTSQVRHDGKGVLADLPDGFTATRYHSLTVLPETIADDVFEVTGRTDTGVVMGMRHRELPLEGVQFHPESVLTEGGHRMLATWLASAGYPVDPALVDQLESATKALQKAAAA, encoded by the coding sequence ATGCGCGTACTCGTCGTCGACAACTACGACAGCTTCGTCTACAACCTCGTGCAGTACCTTGCGCAGCTCGGCGCCGACTGCACGGTGTGGCGCAACGACGTCGTCGACCTCGACCGCGTCCCCGAGTTCGACGCCGTGCTCGTGTCGCCCGGCCCGGGCACGCCCGAGCGCGCGGGCCAGAGCATCGAGGTCATCGCGAAGTGCGCCGAGACGCGCACCCCGATGTTGGGCGTCTGCCTCGGTCACCAGGCACTGGGCGTGCACTTCGGTGCCACCGTCGACCGCGCGCCGGAGCTGCTGCACGGCAAGACCAGCCAGGTCCGCCACGACGGTAAAGGCGTGCTCGCGGACCTGCCCGACGGGTTCACGGCCACGCGTTACCACTCGCTGACCGTGCTGCCGGAGACGATCGCCGACGACGTCTTCGAGGTCACCGGCCGGACCGACACCGGCGTCGTGATGGGCATGCGCCACCGCGAGCTGCCGCTGGAGGGCGTGCAGTTCCACCCCGAGTCGGTGCTCACCGAGGGCGGGCACCGGATGCTCGCGACCTGGCTGGCCTCGGCCGGGTACCCGGTCGACCCGGCGCTGGTCGACCAGCTGGAGAGCGCCACGAAGGCGCTGCAGAAGGCCGCCGCTGCGTGA
- a CDS encoding FAD-dependent oxidoreductase → MGAGPAGIYAADILDKSDADVQIDLFERMPAPFGLIRYGVAPDHPRIKGIVTALHKVLDRPNIRLLGNVDYGTDIKLDELREFYDAVIFSTGARADRPLDIPGIDLDGSHGAADFVSWYDGHPDVPRTWPLTATSVAVLGVGNVALDVARVLAKTADELLTTDIPANVHEGLEASPVTDVHVFGRRGPAQAKFTPLELRELDHSPNVEVVVYPEDMEFDEASVAALRSSKQVDMVVKTLQEWAIRDEGSRPKRLHLHFFHSPAEVLGEDGRVIGLRTERTEYDGEGGVRGTGEFHDWDVQAVYRAVGYLSSHLPEVPFDHVAGVVPNHAGRVLDLDENHMPGVYVTGWIKRGPIGLIGHTKGDAAETVASLLADADRLTRPQHDSPEAILDFLTGRGIPFTTWEGWGKLDAHEKALGEPHGRERIKVVERDEMVRVSRS, encoded by the coding sequence GTGGGCGCCGGTCCCGCCGGCATCTACGCCGCCGACATCCTGGACAAGTCCGACGCCGATGTGCAGATTGACCTGTTCGAGCGCATGCCCGCGCCGTTCGGCCTCATCCGCTACGGAGTGGCCCCCGACCACCCGCGCATCAAGGGCATCGTCACCGCCCTGCACAAGGTGCTGGACCGCCCGAACATCCGCCTGCTCGGCAACGTCGACTACGGCACCGACATCAAGCTCGACGAGCTGCGCGAGTTCTACGACGCCGTGATCTTCTCGACCGGCGCGAGGGCCGACCGCCCGCTCGACATCCCCGGCATCGACCTCGACGGCAGCCACGGCGCCGCCGACTTCGTCTCCTGGTACGACGGCCACCCCGACGTGCCGCGCACCTGGCCGCTCACCGCCACTTCGGTTGCCGTGCTGGGTGTCGGCAACGTGGCGCTCGACGTCGCGCGCGTGCTCGCCAAAACGGCCGATGAGCTGCTGACCACCGACATCCCGGCGAACGTTCACGAAGGCCTCGAGGCCAGCCCGGTCACCGACGTGCACGTGTTCGGGCGCCGCGGCCCGGCGCAGGCGAAGTTCACGCCGCTGGAGCTGCGCGAACTGGACCACTCGCCGAACGTCGAGGTCGTCGTCTACCCCGAGGACATGGAGTTCGACGAGGCCAGCGTCGCGGCGCTGCGCTCGTCGAAGCAGGTCGACATGGTCGTGAAGACCCTGCAGGAGTGGGCGATCCGCGACGAGGGGTCCCGGCCGAAACGGCTGCACCTGCACTTCTTCCATTCGCCGGCCGAAGTGCTCGGCGAAGACGGCCGCGTGATCGGGCTGCGCACCGAGCGCACCGAGTACGACGGGGAAGGTGGCGTGCGCGGCACCGGCGAGTTCCACGACTGGGACGTGCAGGCGGTGTACCGCGCGGTGGGCTACCTGTCGTCGCACCTGCCGGAGGTGCCGTTCGACCACGTCGCGGGCGTCGTGCCGAACCACGCCGGCCGCGTGCTGGACCTCGACGAGAACCACATGCCCGGCGTCTACGTCACCGGCTGGATCAAGCGCGGACCGATCGGCCTGATCGGCCACACGAAGGGTGACGCGGCGGAGACCGTCGCGAGTCTGCTTGCCGACGCCGACAGGCTGACGCGGCCCCAGCACGACTCGCCCGAAGCGATCCTCGACTTCCTCACCGGCCGCGGCATCCCGTTCACCACGTGGGAGGGCTGGGGCAAGCTCGACGCGCACGAGAAGGCGCTGGGCGAACCCCACGGCCGCGAGCGCATCAAGGTCGTGGAGCGCGACGAGATGGTGCGCGTTTCGCGCAGCTGA
- a CDS encoding response regulator codes for MTHLLTAHGFDVVAAVGSGPELAAALREHRPDVSVVDVRMPPTNTDEGLQVALAARREVPGLPILVLSQHVEQLYARELLADGTGAVGYLLKDRVFNAEQFVDAVRRVATGGTAMDPEVIAKLVAGNAADPLAALTPREREVLELMAEGCSNAAIAARLHFSEGAVGKHTAGIFAKLGIAASDDTNRRVLAVLAYLGAG; via the coding sequence CTGACGCACCTGCTCACCGCCCACGGCTTCGACGTCGTCGCGGCCGTCGGCTCCGGTCCCGAGCTCGCCGCGGCGCTGCGCGAGCACCGGCCCGATGTGTCCGTTGTGGACGTTCGCATGCCACCGACCAACACCGACGAAGGCCTGCAGGTGGCGTTGGCCGCGCGGCGGGAAGTGCCCGGCCTGCCGATCCTCGTGCTGTCGCAGCACGTCGAACAGCTCTACGCGCGCGAGCTCCTCGCCGATGGCACCGGCGCCGTCGGCTACCTGCTCAAGGACCGCGTGTTCAACGCCGAGCAGTTCGTCGACGCCGTGCGCCGCGTCGCCACCGGCGGCACGGCCATGGACCCGGAGGTGATCGCGAAACTGGTGGCGGGCAACGCCGCCGACCCTCTCGCAGCCCTCACCCCGCGCGAACGCGAGGTGCTCGAACTCATGGCCGAAGGCTGTTCCAACGCCGCCATCGCCGCGCGCCTGCACTTCAGCGAGGGCGCCGTCGGCAAGCACACAGCCGGCATCTTCGCGAAGCTCGGCATCGCCGCGTCCGACGACACCAACCGCCGCGTGCTGGCCGTGCTCGCCTACCTCGGGGCCGGCTGA
- a CDS encoding histidine kinase, whose protein sequence is MPRRRAFALAGLALLSWLDALVELLAFLLLCVGLVFFLGPVLDRARGRAARTRELAGRWCGVEVTSPYRPEPPDPERERDGWYRDGNQLYKRAWWIRWNRRFTWMMEDPATGRELGWQLVNPPFALVTAVLSLATGTRALRWYGRWTSFWLGPRPPAGAARKRWLHRHAESFGHQIGLLALSLVHLGFSVWQFVVITGAAPVAAPLVVSCRTIPDTLRREAGNWTGVRIARPYLPPPGLPVPRPDGLYQVGKQLYDEPWWPVQRARTRWILHDRATWRDLAGGALIPVFSLLLTAPTVALLGWGLTGLVMLWAWRPFASSPVQWFPLPEVATHLGALAQTPVALALIVGGLAPTTWLARQQARFARLWLGPTEAMRLAQRAARLDQSRTDVTVAQAAELRRIERDLHDGIQSRLVAMGLKLGAIEALIGSDPEAAKCLAAELRNASSDALTELRLLVRGIHPPVLSERGLVDAVRAVALDSPLKVDVTADVPGRVEQPVEACVYFAVCELLGNAAKHGGARRVSLSLAHADGELRVVVTDDGTGGAEAARGSGLRGIERRLGGFDGRLTLTSPPGGPTEAIVEVPCQLSPAAASPPSSPRTSTSSGTA, encoded by the coding sequence GTGCCCCGACGGCGTGCGTTCGCCCTCGCTGGCCTCGCGCTGCTGAGCTGGCTCGACGCGCTCGTCGAGCTGCTCGCCTTCCTGCTGCTCTGCGTCGGGCTCGTCTTCTTCCTCGGTCCCGTCCTCGACCGGGCCCGCGGGCGCGCGGCCCGCACCCGCGAGCTGGCCGGCCGGTGGTGTGGCGTCGAGGTGACCAGCCCGTACCGGCCGGAGCCACCGGATCCGGAACGCGAGCGCGACGGCTGGTACCGCGACGGCAACCAGCTCTACAAACGCGCGTGGTGGATCCGCTGGAACCGACGTTTCACGTGGATGATGGAGGATCCGGCTACCGGCCGTGAGCTCGGCTGGCAGCTCGTCAATCCACCGTTCGCGCTGGTCACGGCCGTGCTTTCGCTCGCCACGGGAACTCGCGCGCTGCGCTGGTACGGCCGCTGGACGAGCTTCTGGCTCGGCCCGCGCCCACCCGCCGGGGCCGCGCGCAAGCGGTGGTTGCACCGGCACGCCGAATCGTTCGGGCACCAGATCGGGCTCCTCGCCCTGTCGCTGGTGCACCTGGGGTTCTCGGTGTGGCAGTTCGTGGTGATCACCGGCGCCGCCCCGGTCGCGGCGCCGCTCGTGGTGTCGTGCCGGACGATCCCCGACACGCTGCGCCGCGAGGCCGGCAACTGGACGGGCGTGCGCATCGCGCGGCCGTACCTGCCGCCGCCCGGGCTGCCGGTGCCGCGGCCGGACGGGCTCTACCAGGTCGGCAAGCAGCTGTACGACGAACCGTGGTGGCCGGTGCAGCGCGCCCGCACGCGGTGGATCCTGCACGACCGCGCGACCTGGCGCGACCTCGCCGGCGGCGCGCTGATCCCGGTGTTCTCGCTGCTGCTGACCGCGCCCACGGTCGCCCTGCTCGGTTGGGGCCTGACCGGGCTGGTCATGCTCTGGGCCTGGCGGCCGTTCGCGTCCTCACCGGTCCAGTGGTTCCCGCTGCCCGAGGTGGCGACGCACCTCGGCGCACTCGCTCAAACGCCGGTCGCGCTCGCGCTCATCGTCGGCGGCCTCGCGCCGACAACGTGGCTGGCCCGCCAACAGGCGCGCTTCGCGCGGCTGTGGCTCGGACCGACGGAAGCGATGCGGCTCGCACAACGGGCGGCGCGACTGGACCAGTCGCGCACCGACGTCACGGTCGCCCAAGCCGCCGAGCTGCGCCGCATCGAACGCGACCTGCACGACGGCATCCAGTCCCGGCTCGTGGCCATGGGCCTGAAGCTCGGTGCGATCGAGGCGCTCATCGGCAGCGACCCCGAAGCGGCGAAATGCCTCGCGGCCGAGCTGCGGAACGCGTCGTCGGACGCGCTGACGGAGCTGCGGCTGCTCGTGCGCGGCATCCACCCGCCGGTGCTGTCCGAACGCGGGCTCGTCGACGCCGTGCGCGCGGTCGCGCTCGACAGCCCGCTCAAGGTCGACGTGACGGCCGACGTGCCCGGGCGCGTCGAACAGCCGGTGGAGGCGTGCGTGTACTTCGCCGTGTGCGAACTGCTGGGCAACGCGGCGAAACACGGTGGGGCGCGCCGGGTTTCGCTCTCCCTCGCGCACGCCGACGGCGAGCTGCGCGTGGTCGTGACCGACGACGGCACCGGCGGCGCCGAAGCCGCACGCGGCTCGGGACTTCGCGGAATCGAGCGGAGACTGGGCGGTTTCGACGGTAGGTTGACGCTCACCAGCCCACCCGGCGGACCGACCGAGGCGATCGTGGAGGTGCCGTGCCAGCTCAGCCCCGCAGCCGCCTCACCACCGTCGTCGCCGAGGACCAGTACCTCCTCCGGGACGGCCTGA
- a CDS encoding ABC transporter ATP-binding protein, which produces MPLIEVTELRKTYGKRVAVDGVSFAVERGEIFGVLGTNGAGKTTTVECLQGLRRPDSGSISVLGLDPAKDAVRLRRLVGVQLQDARLPEKLRVQEALELFAACYPQPADLAGLLRRLGLEDHRTAAFGKLSGGLRQRLSIALALVGDPQVAILDELTTGLDPHSRRETWQVVRDVRDAGVTVVLVTHFMDEAERLCDRVAVFDTGRIVATGTPAELRAITGKSTLDDAFVTLTGRE; this is translated from the coding sequence ATGCCACTCATCGAAGTCACCGAGCTCCGCAAGACCTACGGCAAGCGGGTCGCGGTCGACGGCGTTTCGTTCGCCGTCGAGCGCGGCGAGATCTTCGGCGTCCTCGGCACCAACGGCGCCGGGAAGACCACCACCGTCGAGTGCCTGCAGGGCCTGCGCCGGCCCGATTCCGGCTCGATCTCCGTGCTGGGGCTTGATCCGGCGAAGGACGCCGTGCGGCTGCGCCGGCTCGTCGGTGTGCAGCTGCAGGACGCACGGCTGCCCGAGAAGCTGCGCGTGCAGGAGGCGCTGGAGCTGTTCGCCGCCTGCTACCCGCAACCCGCGGACCTCGCGGGGCTCCTGCGCCGGCTCGGTCTCGAAGACCATCGGACGGCGGCGTTCGGCAAGCTCTCCGGCGGCCTGCGGCAACGGCTGTCGATCGCGCTCGCGCTGGTGGGCGACCCGCAGGTCGCGATCCTCGACGAGCTCACCACCGGCCTCGACCCGCATTCGCGCCGCGAGACGTGGCAGGTGGTCAGGGACGTGCGCGACGCGGGCGTGACGGTCGTGCTCGTCACCCACTTCATGGACGAGGCCGAACGCCTCTGCGACCGCGTGGCCGTGTTCGACACCGGCCGGATTGTCGCCACCGGCACCCCGGCCGAACTCCGCGCCATCACGGGGAAATCCACTTTGGACGACGCGTTCGTCACCCTCACCGGACGGGAGTGA